In Betaproteobacteria bacterium, the following proteins share a genomic window:
- a CDS encoding MFS transporter, translating into MTDDSPAGRKPARLAFLIVLTVFAHTAFNGSRVTVSLYALSLQSSPLTVGTLISLYSLLPMLLSVSAGRMIDRVGMGRPVLWSSVVLAVGVGLPVLSPGLPTLYLACVVIGLAFMFFHIAVQNAVGALSRPEDRAVNFSWLALGFSISGFLGPTTAGLAIDNAGYRVTFAILAVSAIVPALALAVRKPSLPRAHPGPAPGARLKDLVGSRELRRVFLVTGFLAMAWDLFFFVMPIYGTSIGLSASTIGGILGSFAAATFVVRMVLPWFARRLPQWQLVSATLFVACVAYTLFPLVRTVPLIATIAFLLGLGLGASQPSLMSLIQQSTPEGRLGEALGMRTTVMNASHTLLPLFFGVIGTALGMASVFWSMAVCLGTAGVYFRRHRPGG; encoded by the coding sequence TTGACCGACGACTCTCCGGCCGGAAGGAAGCCCGCCCGGCTCGCCTTCCTCATCGTCCTCACGGTCTTCGCGCACACCGCCTTCAACGGCAGCCGAGTCACCGTTTCGCTCTATGCGTTGAGCCTGCAGTCGAGCCCGCTGACCGTCGGCACGCTGATCTCGCTCTATTCGCTCCTGCCGATGCTCCTGTCGGTGAGCGCCGGACGCATGATCGACCGCGTCGGCATGGGCAGACCCGTTCTCTGGTCGTCGGTGGTGCTCGCCGTCGGCGTGGGGCTCCCCGTCCTATCGCCCGGCCTGCCGACCCTGTACCTTGCCTGCGTCGTGATAGGGCTCGCGTTCATGTTCTTCCACATCGCGGTGCAGAATGCGGTGGGCGCCCTGAGCCGACCGGAAGATCGAGCCGTAAACTTCAGCTGGCTGGCCCTGGGGTTTTCCATCTCCGGATTCCTCGGCCCAACCACGGCGGGGCTTGCGATCGACAACGCCGGGTATCGCGTCACGTTCGCCATCCTTGCCGTGTCGGCCATCGTGCCGGCGCTCGCGCTCGCCGTGAGAAAGCCGAGTCTTCCCCGGGCCCACCCCGGCCCCGCTCCGGGCGCGCGCCTGAAGGACCTGGTCGGCAGTCGCGAGTTGCGGCGCGTCTTCCTCGTGACCGGGTTTCTCGCGATGGCCTGGGACCTCTTCTTCTTCGTGATGCCCATCTACGGAACCTCTATCGGGCTTTCCGCTTCCACGATCGGGGGCATCCTGGGGTCGTTCGCGGCCGCCACGTTCGTCGTGCGGATGGTGCTTCCGTGGTTCGCGCGGCGACTGCCCCAGTGGCAGCTCGTGAGCGCCACCCTGTTCGTCGCCTGCGTGGCCTACACGCTGTTCCCCCTCGTCCGAACGGTGCCGCTCATTGCGACCATCGCCTTCCTGCTGGGGCTAGGGCTGGGCGCCTCGCAGCCCAGTCTCATGTCCCTCATCCAGCAATCGACACCGGAGGGGCGGCTGGGCGAGGCGCTCGGCATGCGAACCACGGTCATGAACGCCAGCCACACGCTTCTGCCACTCTTCTTCGGCGTCATCGGAACGGCGCTCGGCATGGCCTCCGTTTTCTGGTCCATGGCAGTTTGCCTCGGCACCGCCGGCGTTTATTTTCGCCGACATCGCCCTGGCGGCTGA
- a CDS encoding DUF502 domain-containing protein, translating into MATLRRYLVAGLLVWIPLAITFWVLSLLVELMDQSLLIVPARYRSDAVLGFHLPGLGAILTIMILLSTGAVVANFLGKRLLLFWESVLGRIPIVRSIYGGVKQISDTLFSPDGKAFRRAVLVRYPHAGAWTVALVTGTPEHEVTDHLGHDQVSVFVPTTPNITAGFFLIVPRSDTLELQMSVDQALKYIISMGVAEPPRPGARPESLHSGTDPNPVPSPKT; encoded by the coding sequence ATGGCCACGCTGAGGCGCTATCTCGTCGCGGGCCTCCTCGTGTGGATCCCGCTTGCGATCACGTTCTGGGTGCTCTCGCTGCTGGTCGAGCTGATGGACCAGTCGCTGCTGATCGTTCCCGCCCGCTATCGCAGCGATGCCGTGCTTGGCTTCCACCTGCCCGGGCTCGGCGCCATCCTGACGATCATGATCCTGCTTTCCACCGGCGCGGTGGTGGCCAATTTCTTGGGCAAGCGCCTGCTGCTTTTCTGGGAGTCCGTGCTGGGCCGCATCCCGATAGTGCGTTCGATATACGGCGGCGTGAAGCAGATCAGCGACACGCTCTTCTCGCCCGACGGCAAGGCCTTCCGCCGCGCGGTACTCGTGCGCTATCCCCACGCGGGCGCATGGACGGTCGCGCTCGTCACGGGTACTCCCGAGCACGAGGTCACGGACCACCTGGGCCACGACCAGGTGTCGGTCTTCGTGCCCACGACGCCCAACATCACGGCGGGGTTCTTTCTCATCGTGCCGCGATCCGACACGCTGGAGTTGCAGATGAGCGTGGACCAGGCGCTCAAGTACATCATTTCCATGGGCGTGGCCGAGCCGCCGCGCCCGGGAGCACGACCCGAGAGTCTCCACTCCGGGACCGACCCCAATCCGGTGCCGTCGCCGAAAACGTAG
- the htpX gene encoding protease HtpX yields the protein MKRIVLFLVTNLSVMLVLSITLNVLGVNRFMTAQGLNVGMLVVFSAVVGFTGSFVSLLLSKTMAKWSTGAQVIDTPQGADEQWLVNTVRRLAEKAGIGMPEVAVYEGEPNAFATGAFRDSSLVAVSTGLLHSMTKDEVEAVLAHEVAHVANGDMVTLTLIQGVVNTFVVFFARIVGYVVDKTVFRTERGTGPGYYITVIVCEIVFGILASIIVAWFSRQREFRADAGAASFLGTPRPMVSALRRLGGLEPGELPKAFQSSGIADKPGFMALFSSHPPIKARIAALESRG from the coding sequence ATGAAGCGCATCGTTCTCTTCCTCGTCACGAACCTGTCCGTGATGCTGGTGCTTTCCATCACGCTCAACGTGCTGGGCGTGAACCGTTTCATGACGGCGCAGGGGCTCAATGTGGGCATGCTGGTGGTCTTCTCGGCGGTAGTGGGCTTCACGGGGTCATTCGTCTCGCTACTCCTGTCCAAGACCATGGCCAAGTGGTCCACGGGCGCGCAGGTGATCGACACCCCGCAGGGCGCGGATGAGCAGTGGCTCGTGAACACCGTGCGCCGCCTGGCTGAGAAGGCCGGCATCGGCATGCCCGAGGTCGCGGTGTACGAGGGCGAGCCGAACGCGTTCGCCACCGGCGCCTTCCGCGATTCCTCGCTGGTCGCGGTGTCCACCGGGCTCCTGCACTCCATGACGAAGGATGAGGTGGAGGCCGTCCTCGCGCACGAGGTGGCGCACGTGGCCAATGGGGACATGGTGACGCTCACGCTGATCCAGGGCGTCGTGAACACCTTCGTGGTGTTCTTTGCCCGCATCGTCGGCTACGTGGTCGACAAGACCGTGTTCAGGACCGAGCGCGGCACCGGGCCAGGCTATTACATCACCGTCATCGTCTGCGAGATCGTGTTCGGCATCCTCGCCTCCATCATCGTGGCCTGGTTCTCGCGCCAGCGCGAATTCCGGGCCGATGCGGGCGCAGCCAGCTTCCTTGGAACGCCGCGGCCCATGGTGTCGGCGCTGCGCCGCCTGGGCGGACTCGAGCCCGGCGAGCTCCCGAAGGCTTTCCAGTCGTCGGGCATTGCCGACAAGCCGGGCTTCATGGCGCTCTTTTCCAGCCATCCGCCCATCAAGGCGCGCATCGCTGCCCTAGAGTCGCGCGGTTGA
- a CDS encoding MFS transporter yields the protein MAPSPARMSAAELRASLSLASIFGLRLFGMFIILPVFALYAERLPGWNLTLVGIALGAYGLTQAFLQVPFGWASDRLGRKPVMVAGLAIFALGSATCAFAEAPWAVILGRTIQGAGAISGVALAMAADFTRPSQRTKAMAIIGSTIGLSFAVSFALAPYLQKAIGVPGIFAMTGFLALAAIAIVAWVVPEQPPRRDGGDRVPFSVVLRDPELLRLNVGIFGLHAILMALFVVVPFALVHSGLPSGSHSVIYVGAVGTGFLLMLPFVAIRKVARHERAVFLGAIAVLFVGIGVLASGLDRLASITAGLVIFFAAFNVLEAKLPALVSKAAPPAAKGAASGLYSSVQFFGTFVGGAAGGAIAQHFGPVAVLSSCLAITAFWFAAAWPMGDPATREPEPQEPHEPQASNP from the coding sequence CGGAGCTCCGGGCGAGCCTTTCTCTCGCCTCGATCTTCGGGCTGCGCCTTTTCGGGATGTTCATCATCCTGCCTGTCTTCGCCCTCTACGCAGAGCGGCTGCCGGGCTGGAACCTCACGCTCGTGGGCATTGCCCTGGGCGCGTACGGGCTCACCCAGGCATTCCTGCAGGTCCCGTTCGGGTGGGCGTCGGACCGCCTCGGCCGCAAGCCCGTGATGGTGGCGGGACTCGCGATCTTCGCGCTCGGCAGCGCCACCTGCGCCTTTGCGGAAGCGCCGTGGGCGGTCATCCTCGGCCGGACGATCCAGGGCGCCGGGGCAATCTCGGGCGTCGCCCTGGCGATGGCGGCCGACTTCACACGACCCAGCCAGCGCACCAAGGCGATGGCGATCATCGGCTCCACGATCGGCCTTTCCTTTGCCGTTTCGTTTGCGCTGGCGCCGTACCTGCAGAAGGCGATCGGTGTTCCCGGGATCTTCGCGATGACCGGGTTCCTTGCGCTGGCCGCGATCGCGATCGTGGCATGGGTGGTGCCGGAGCAGCCGCCACGGCGCGATGGCGGCGACCGGGTTCCGTTTTCCGTCGTGCTGCGCGACCCCGAGCTCCTGCGGCTCAACGTCGGCATCTTCGGCCTGCACGCCATCCTGATGGCGCTCTTCGTCGTCGTGCCGTTCGCCCTCGTGCATTCGGGATTGCCGTCCGGATCCCACTCGGTCATCTACGTGGGCGCCGTCGGAACGGGCTTCCTGCTGATGCTCCCCTTCGTCGCGATCCGGAAGGTCGCCCGCCACGAGCGGGCAGTGTTTCTCGGCGCGATCGCCGTCCTCTTCGTTGGCATTGGCGTCCTGGCCTCGGGCCTGGATCGCCTCGCGTCGATCACCGCCGGACTTGTCATCTTTTTCGCTGCCTTCAACGTTCTAGAGGCAAAGCTTCCCGCGCTCGTGTCGAAGGCGGCGCCGCCCGCAGCCAAGGGCGCGGCATCGGGCCTTTACTCGAGCGTCCAGTTCTTCGGCACCTTCGTCGGCGGCGCGGCGGGCGGTGCCATCGCGCAGCATTTCGGCCCGGTGGCCGTCCTCTCGTCCTGCCTGGCGATCACCGCTTTCTGGTTCGCTGCCGCCTGGCCGATGGGAGACCCTGCAACCCGCGAACCCGAACCGCAAGAGCCCCACGAACCGCAAGCCTCCAACCCCTGA
- the ssb gene encoding single-stranded DNA-binding protein — MASVNKVILIGNLGRDPETRYMPDGGAVTNVSIATTESWKDKNGEKQEKTEWHRVAFFGKLAEIAGEYLKKGSQIYVEGRLQTRKWQDKDGQDKYSTEIVADRMQMLGSRQGMGGGDRERDAGGEREGAAKPAGKPAAGKPAGTKFDDFEDDIPF; from the coding sequence ATGGCATCCGTCAACAAAGTGATCCTCATCGGCAACCTCGGACGCGACCCCGAGACGCGCTACATGCCCGACGGCGGCGCCGTCACCAACGTGTCCATCGCCACCACCGAGTCGTGGAAGGACAAGAACGGCGAGAAGCAGGAGAAGACGGAATGGCACCGCGTGGCCTTCTTCGGCAAGCTCGCGGAAATCGCGGGCGAGTACCTGAAGAAGGGCAGCCAGATCTATGTCGAGGGGCGCCTGCAGACTCGCAAGTGGCAGGACAAGGACGGCCAGGACAAGTACTCGACGGAAATCGTCGCCGATCGCATGCAGATGCTGGGTTCACGGCAGGGCATGGGCGGCGGTGACCGCGAGCGGGATGCGGGCGGCGAACGGGAAGGGGCGGCCAAGCCCGCGGGCAAGCCGGCCGCAGGCAAGCCGGCCGGCACCAAGTTCGACGATTTCGAGGACGACATCCCGTTCTGA
- a CDS encoding zinc ribbon domain-containing protein: MPIYEYRCSNCGHQQEFLQKMSDAPFTRCTQCGQETFAKMVTAAGFHLKGSGWYATDFKGGGAKPAAKSEGASEAKDSAKGPAPASGTGGCPASS, from the coding sequence ATGCCCATTTACGAATACCGCTGCTCGAATTGCGGCCACCAGCAGGAGTTCCTGCAGAAGATGAGCGACGCCCCGTTCACGCGTTGCACCCAGTGCGGCCAGGAAACGTTCGCGAAGATGGTCACCGCAGCCGGCTTTCACCTCAAGGGCAGCGGCTGGTACGCCACGGACTTCAAGGGGGGAGGAGCGAAGCCTGCCGCGAAATCCGAGGGGGCGTCCGAAGCAAAGGACAGCGCCAAGGGCCCGGCGCCCGCATCCGGCACGGGCGGATGCCCGGCCTCCTCGTAG